The genome window GTTTAAGCTATGAAACTGTAAATATCAACAGTAAAGATCATCCAAGTTGGTAAGAGGTGGAACATAAACAACACAAGACTAAAGATAAATCCCATTCCATTCCAGATTCAGAGCAAGTGGAGAACGGAAATTAGCATTGACAGAAACAGTCAAGTTTATCAAGAAATCAAACGGGAAACATTAGAAAATCCCAGTGATGAAATACAGCACTTGGATTATGATGGCTTGTAGTATTTTGTAGGTACGAAAGGCATTTTTGTGACCGTTCCATCGTAGGCCTTTCCTCGGACAATAATCTTAACTTTGGTGCTAGCCTTGTGTGATCCAGATTTCACGTACCCCATGGctatatttttcttcaggCAGGGGCTAAATCCTCCACTTGTGACTTCCCCAATGGTTTcacctttttcattttgaatctCGCTGTGGCTTCTAGCAGGTGGGCCTGAAGAGATGAAACCAGCACGCCGGATTGAAGGACCTTCCTCAAGTTGTTTGAGTATCACCTCAGCACCAAGAAAGCCACCTTCCGCTCTTCTCCTCTTCCCTATAGCCCATGTGAGTCCAGCCTCCACAGGTGTTACGTGTTGCTCCATGTCATTGCCATACAAACACAACCCAGCTTCTAGCCGGAGACTATCACGAGCACCCAATCCTGTCAGCCTCACCTTCCCCTCAGATTTTTCCAAGATTGCTTTGGCAAGATCCACTGCATGTTCAGAAGGAACTGAAATTTCAAATCCATCTTCACCAGTGTACCTACAATGCTCAGTGAAAAGCGCAATCAAATGTCATTCATCGCTCACTCCAATGAAATAGGAGAAATGCCAAGTTGATGAAAACggaaataataacaaatttgTAAACTAAACAGATGTGAAAGTTTGCAGTCTGAGGCCTGGATGCTTTGTTCAGATATCACCAAAGAAAAGCATAGAACAGAGTTAAATTATTTCACTCATCATCTTCAATCATTTTCTTAGTAATCGCATTCACATCACATGAATGCATATGGAAGAACATACCCAGTCCTTGTGAGAAAGCAGTGCGCCCCATTGATATCCAAAATTCGGAACTCTCCAAAATACAACTTGCTCAAATCCTCTTTCGTCAAGTGTTGAAGAGTTGGAGCCGCAAGAGGTCCCTGCACAGAATAATTAATTTCCTCATTATACATTTTACTATACGAGATATTAATCAGCTATTGGAGCAAAATCAAACCATAAGAGATATTAATCAGCTATTTAAGCAAAATCAAACCATGCCCAATTGTCAGCCTGCTTCACTATTGTAAGTGCAACAGTTTTAACTGGTGAATTGTTGGCCAAATCAGTCTAAGTTTCAATTGAGTTCAACAGTTCTAATTACCGTACTTAACTTAAACTTCTTTGAAATTGGTCTTTGATGTAAGAGAAAAGAAGCAGCAGTTGAATCAGACAAGTTTCAAATATGCAAAACTTGCAATCAAACAATCAGTTCTAGCAAAACGGAATATTTAGATTTAGTAGAA of Prunus dulcis chromosome 4, ALMONDv2, whole genome shotgun sequence contains these proteins:
- the LOC117624404 gene encoding aminomethyltransferase, mitochondrial — its product is MRGAGLWQLGQSITRRVAQGDKKAVARRYFASEAELKKTVLYDFHVANGGKMVPFAGWGMPIQYKDSIMDSTLNCRQNGSLFDVSHMCGLSLKGKDSIPFLEKLVIADVAGLAPGTGTLTVFTNEKGGSIDDSVITKVTDDHIYLVVNAGCRDKDLAHIEEHMKAFKAKGGDVSWHIHDERSLLALQGPLAAPTLQHLTKEDLSKLYFGEFRILDINGAHCFLTRTGYTGEDGFEISVPSEHAVDLAKAILEKSEGKVRLTGLGARDSLRLEAGLCLYGNDMEQHVTPVEAGLTWAIGKRRRAEGGFLGAEVILKQLEEGPSIRRAGFISSGPPARSHSEIQNEKGETIGEVTSGGFSPCLKKNIAMGYVKSGSHKASTKVKIIVRGKAYDGTVTKMPFVPTKYYKPS